In Paraburkholderia phenazinium, one DNA window encodes the following:
- a CDS encoding type II secretion system F family protein yields the protein MRTTEAEAREMRFAWRGVDAAGTQHSGTLIAADASAVRTLLKRDNLFIVELTPRGVAPRPQARASEVTRFTRQLASLLRAGLPLASSLELLAQAPAPRQRGMSRIVGALARDITSGLSFSAALARHPAQFNPLYCQLVAVGEAAGALPAVLARVADDRERGAAQRAKVKAALTYPVAILLLALAITAALLVWVVPTFKQIFDGFGARLPAPTQIVLALSDATARWSVPVLASTVCAGFAMASLLRRSEAARVTLARLMLRLPVAGTLLATLCAARWSRALGTLLSAGTPLADAFDSLTHATGNAWFDRATVEIAARLRRGERLAAAMRAARCFPAEVVQPVAVAEESGALDTMLIDVASLSDRQVDEKIGTLASLCEPLVIIVLGTLVGGLVIAMYLPIIQLGNVV from the coding sequence ATGAGGACAACTGAAGCCGAAGCACGCGAGATGCGCTTTGCATGGCGCGGCGTCGATGCCGCGGGCACACAGCACAGCGGCACGCTCATCGCGGCAGACGCGAGTGCCGTGCGCACACTGCTCAAGCGCGACAACCTGTTCATCGTCGAACTCACGCCACGCGGCGTCGCGCCACGCCCTCAGGCACGCGCCTCGGAAGTCACGCGCTTCACCCGTCAACTCGCCAGTCTGCTGCGCGCCGGATTGCCGCTCGCGTCTTCGCTCGAACTGCTCGCGCAAGCCCCTGCGCCACGCCAGCGCGGTATGTCGCGCATCGTCGGCGCCCTGGCGCGCGACATCACGAGCGGCCTGAGTTTCTCGGCGGCGCTCGCACGGCATCCGGCCCAGTTCAACCCGCTGTATTGCCAACTGGTCGCGGTCGGCGAAGCGGCGGGCGCGCTCCCCGCGGTACTGGCGCGCGTCGCCGACGACCGCGAACGGGGCGCCGCGCAGCGCGCCAAGGTCAAGGCCGCGCTCACCTATCCCGTCGCGATCCTGCTGCTGGCACTCGCCATCACGGCTGCGTTGCTGGTATGGGTGGTGCCGACCTTCAAGCAGATCTTCGACGGCTTCGGCGCCCGCTTGCCGGCGCCCACGCAAATCGTCCTGGCGCTCTCCGACGCCACGGCGCGCTGGAGCGTGCCGGTGCTCGCGTCGACGGTGTGCGCCGGTTTTGCCATGGCTTCCCTGCTGCGGCGCTCTGAAGCAGCACGCGTGACGCTAGCCCGCCTGATGCTGCGCCTGCCGGTCGCCGGCACGCTGCTCGCGACCCTGTGTGCGGCACGCTGGAGTCGGGCGCTCGGTACGCTGCTGTCAGCCGGTACGCCGCTCGCCGACGCATTCGACTCGCTGACCCATGCCACGGGCAACGCCTGGTTCGATCGGGCCACGGTCGAGATCGCCGCCCGCCTGCGGCGCGGCGAACGGCTCGCCGCCGCCATGCGTGCCGCGCGTTGCTTTCCGGCCGAGGTGGTTCAGCCCGTCGCCGTCGCAGAGGAGTCCGGTGCATTGGATACGATGCTGATCGACGTGGCCTCGCTTAGCGATCGTCAGGTTGACGAAAAGATCGGCACCCTGGCGAGCCTCTGCGAACCGCTGGTGATCATCGTGCTGGGGACGCTGGTCGGCGGCCTTGTCATCGCGATGTATCTTCCCATTATTCAACTCGGCAACGTGGTGTAG
- a CDS encoding prepilin peptidase produces MPATQALVSDTSFSALHGHVAASLGATFGSLPAGVQIAFAIVFGLVIGSFLSVVAHRLPIMLERAWREEVSEATGVPLEDDGLPARYNLWLPRSACPHCGHVLRSWENIPVLSYLLLRGRCSACKASVSARYPLLEIASAACAAGALAVFGPNAMALAAFGLCAALLAMSAIDIDTHLLPDSLTLPLLWAGLIVNFNDMFASLHDAVLGAIAGYLVLWVVHWLFKLVRGVEGMGYGDFKLLAALGAWLGWAALPQIVLIAAVAGAVVGLAATWRGRMRFEEPLPFGPFLAAGGALTLFLGTPLYLALGG; encoded by the coding sequence ATGCCGGCTACTCAAGCACTCGTGTCAGATACTTCCTTCAGCGCCCTTCATGGTCACGTCGCGGCCAGCCTCGGCGCCACCTTCGGCAGCTTGCCCGCCGGCGTGCAGATTGCGTTTGCAATCGTGTTCGGCCTGGTCATCGGCAGCTTTCTGAGCGTGGTCGCGCATCGGCTGCCCATCATGCTCGAGCGTGCATGGCGCGAAGAAGTCAGCGAGGCAACCGGCGTGCCGCTCGAAGACGACGGCCTGCCTGCGCGCTACAACCTGTGGCTGCCGCGCAGCGCATGTCCGCACTGCGGCCACGTCCTGCGCTCATGGGAAAACATCCCGGTGCTGAGTTATCTGCTGCTGCGCGGTCGCTGTTCGGCATGCAAGGCCTCCGTCTCCGCGCGCTATCCGTTGCTTGAGATCGCCAGCGCCGCGTGCGCAGCGGGTGCGCTGGCCGTGTTCGGCCCGAACGCCATGGCGCTGGCCGCCTTCGGCCTGTGCGCGGCCTTGCTGGCCATGAGCGCGATTGACATCGACACGCATCTGCTGCCCGACTCGCTGACGCTGCCGCTGCTCTGGGCCGGCCTGATCGTCAATTTCAACGACATGTTCGCGAGCTTGCACGACGCCGTGCTGGGCGCGATTGCGGGCTATCTTGTACTCTGGGTGGTGCACTGGCTGTTCAAGCTCGTACGCGGCGTCGAAGGCATGGGCTATGGCGACTTCAAGCTGCTCGCCGCGCTCGGCGCATGGCTCGGCTGGGCCGCGTTGCCGCAGATCGTGCTGATCGCCGCGGTGGCCGGTGCGGTCGTCGGCCTGGCGGCGACCTGGCGTGGCCGCATGCGCTTCGAGGAGCCGCTGCCGTTCGGTCCGTTCCTCGCCGCAGGCGGCGCGCTTACGCTGTTTCTCGGCACGCCCCTCTATCTGGCACTCGGAGGCTAA
- the coaE gene encoding dephospho-CoA kinase (Dephospho-CoA kinase (CoaE) performs the final step in coenzyme A biosynthesis.) — MFAVGLTGGIGSGKSTVADLFAARGAAIVDTDLIAHQITAPNGVAMPKIATEFGASFVAADGSLDRARMRTLIFGDEGARRRLEAITHPLIRTETERARHEASGPYVMLVVPLLVESGSWKTRVNRVLTVDCSVETQIARVMRRNAFSREQVVAIIARQATREARLAAADDVIVNENASVEELGAQVEAQHRLYLSLADA; from the coding sequence ATGTTTGCTGTGGGACTGACGGGCGGCATCGGCAGCGGCAAGTCGACCGTCGCCGACCTGTTTGCCGCGCGCGGCGCGGCGATCGTCGACACCGACCTGATCGCGCATCAGATCACTGCGCCAAACGGCGTCGCAATGCCGAAGATCGCCACTGAGTTCGGCGCCTCGTTCGTCGCAGCGGACGGCTCGCTCGACCGTGCCCGCATGCGTACCCTGATCTTCGGCGACGAGGGCGCACGCCGGCGTCTCGAAGCCATCACGCACCCGCTGATCCGGACCGAGACCGAACGTGCAAGACATGAGGCCAGCGGCCCGTATGTGATGCTGGTGGTGCCGCTGCTGGTCGAGTCGGGCAGTTGGAAAACGCGCGTGAACCGGGTCCTGACGGTGGACTGCAGCGTCGAGACGCAGATCGCCCGTGTGATGCGCCGCAACGCCTTCAGCCGCGAGCAGGTTGTCGCGATCATCGCCCGTCAGGCGACTCGCGAAGCACGCCTTGCCGCCGCGGACGACGTGATCGTCAACGAAAACGCTTCCGTAGAAGAACTCGGCGCGCAGGTCGAAGCGCAACATAGGCTGTATTTGTCCCTGGCAGACGCATGA
- the zapD gene encoding cell division protein ZapD: MILYEYPFNERIRTLLRLEDLFERFTFFLTQEDAREHHVALTTLFEISEVAGRADLKSDLMKELERQRQTLAPFRGNPGIEQNALEAVLGEIEQTLSGLSQMQGKTGQHLADNEWLASIRSRAIIPGGTCKFDLPSYYAWQQTHPDQRRQDIAKWVTPLLPLRDAATIVLRLARESGQASKVMAMQGSYQQMLSGRSYQLMQVRVSPELRVIPEASANKYMLWVRFTVQDGDLRPRAVDVDVPFQLTLCSL; the protein is encoded by the coding sequence TTGATCCTTTACGAGTATCCCTTCAACGAGCGAATCCGGACGCTGCTGCGCCTCGAAGACCTCTTCGAGCGCTTCACGTTCTTTCTGACTCAGGAAGATGCCAGGGAACACCATGTCGCGCTGACAACGCTGTTCGAAATCTCTGAAGTCGCCGGTCGCGCGGATCTGAAGTCGGATCTGATGAAGGAACTGGAGCGGCAGCGGCAAACGCTTGCGCCGTTCCGCGGCAACCCGGGCATCGAGCAGAACGCGTTAGAGGCCGTGCTGGGCGAGATCGAACAAACCCTCTCGGGGCTCTCGCAGATGCAGGGCAAGACCGGCCAGCATCTGGCGGACAACGAGTGGCTCGCCAGCATCCGCAGCCGCGCCATCATCCCGGGCGGCACCTGCAAGTTCGACCTGCCGTCGTACTACGCCTGGCAACAGACACATCCGGACCAGCGCCGTCAGGACATCGCCAAATGGGTGACGCCGCTCTTGCCGCTGCGCGACGCCGCCACCATCGTCCTGCGCCTCGCGCGCGAGTCCGGGCAGGCCTCGAAGGTCATGGCAATGCAGGGCAGCTACCAGCAGATGCTGTCGGGCCGCTCGTATCAGTTGATGCAGGTGCGTGTGTCGCCGGAATTGCGGGTAATTCCCGAGGCCAGCGCCAACAAGTACATGCTGTGGGTGCGGTTCACCGTGCAGGACGGCGATCTGCGGCCGCGTGCGGTCGACGTGGACGTGCCGTTTCAACTCACGCTTTGCAGTCTGTAG
- the yacG gene encoding DNA gyrase inhibitor YacG, with protein MITVVKCPTCGKDVRWTPESRFRPFCSERCKQIDLGAWAAEKYKIGSTDEEPPSDDEPSGDYNPH; from the coding sequence ATGATCACTGTCGTTAAATGCCCCACCTGCGGCAAGGATGTCCGCTGGACACCGGAGAGCCGCTTCCGCCCCTTCTGTTCCGAGCGCTGCAAGCAGATCGACCTCGGCGCCTGGGCCGCTGAGAAGTACAAGATCGGCAGCACCGACGAAGAACCGCCCTCGGACGACGAGCCGAGCGGCGATTACAACCCGCATTAG
- a CDS encoding NUDIX domain-containing protein, translated as MTASTTPANPAVNPDGRPVTEVAVGVLVQPDGRYLLAQRPAGKPYEGYWEFPGGKLEPGESVEAALARELHEELGIEVEASHRWHTLEHDYPHAYVRLYFCKVTQWTGEPHGREGQAFVWQSLPAEVSPLLPATIPVLEWLAAE; from the coding sequence ATGACGGCTTCCACGACCCCTGCCAACCCCGCCGTGAACCCCGACGGGCGCCCGGTCACGGAAGTGGCCGTCGGCGTGCTGGTGCAGCCGGATGGACGCTATCTTCTGGCCCAGCGGCCGGCCGGCAAGCCCTATGAAGGGTACTGGGAATTTCCGGGCGGCAAGCTGGAGCCCGGTGAGTCGGTCGAGGCGGCGCTGGCCCGCGAACTGCACGAGGAACTGGGCATCGAGGTAGAGGCGAGCCACCGCTGGCATACGCTGGAGCACGATTACCCGCATGCCTACGTGCGGCTTTACTTCTGCAAGGTGACGCAGTGGACCGGCGAGCCGCACGGCCGCGAAGGCCAGGCATTTGTCTGGCAATCGCTGCCGGCCGAGGTGTCGCCTTTATTGCCGGCGACCATTCCGGTGCTTGAATGGCTTGCCGCCGAATAG
- a CDS encoding ATP-binding protein: protein MDKLEQFLTRAEALLGRLEAVLPPATPDVDWSAAVAFRWRKRQGRGYLQPVPAISDITLDDLQNIDRQKGLIEQNTRQFVHKQPANNVLLTGARGTGKSSLIKACLNAYAKDGLRLIEVDKDDLHDLGDIVDLISQRPERFVVFCDDLSFEEGESGYKALKVALDGSVAAQSDNVVIYATSNRRHLLPEYMSDNETYKHTSDGEIHPGEVVEEKISLSERFGLWVSFYPFKQDDYLTIVGHWLQHFGCDAAEVEAARGDALVWALERGSRSGRVAWQFARDRSGRKSQA, encoded by the coding sequence ATGGATAAACTCGAACAGTTTTTGACTCGTGCCGAGGCCTTGCTTGGCCGCCTGGAAGCCGTGCTTCCGCCTGCAACGCCTGACGTCGACTGGTCGGCGGCGGTCGCCTTCCGCTGGCGCAAGCGCCAGGGCCGCGGCTACCTGCAGCCGGTGCCGGCCATCTCGGACATCACGCTCGACGACCTGCAGAATATCGACCGCCAGAAAGGCCTGATCGAGCAGAACACGCGTCAGTTCGTGCACAAGCAGCCGGCCAACAACGTGCTGTTGACGGGTGCGCGCGGCACCGGCAAGTCGTCGCTGATCAAGGCCTGCCTGAATGCGTACGCCAAAGACGGGCTACGGCTGATCGAAGTGGACAAGGACGACCTGCACGATCTCGGCGATATCGTCGACCTGATCTCGCAGCGTCCGGAACGCTTCGTCGTGTTCTGCGACGACTTGTCGTTCGAAGAGGGCGAGTCGGGCTACAAGGCGCTGAAGGTGGCGCTCGACGGTTCGGTGGCCGCGCAATCCGACAATGTGGTGATCTACGCCACGTCGAACCGGCGCCATCTGTTGCCTGAGTACATGAGCGACAACGAGACCTACAAGCACACGTCCGATGGCGAGATTCATCCGGGCGAAGTGGTGGAAGAGAAGATCTCGCTGTCCGAGCGCTTCGGCTTGTGGGTCAGCTTCTATCCGTTCAAGCAGGACGACTATCTGACGATTGTCGGGCACTGGCTGCAGCATTTCGGCTGCGATGCCGCCGAGGTCGAGGCGGCGCGTGGCGACGCGCTGGTGTGGGCGCTCGAACGCGGTTCGCGCTCGGGACGCGTGGCGTGGCAGTTCGCCCGTGACCGCTCCGGCCGGAAGTCGCAGGCATGA
- the argJ gene encoding bifunctional glutamate N-acetyltransferase/amino-acid acetyltransferase ArgJ yields the protein MAVNFPSIDAAQLHPVAGVTLGWAEANIRKPNRKDVLVISVEEGATVGGVFTSNRFCAAPVIVCREHLEHVRESGKGIRALVVNTGNANAGTGEPGLVIARETCVELARLAGIAPEQVLPFSTGVILEPLPLDRLKAGLPAALANRQAAHWYDAAQAIMTTDTLPKAASRQVSIDGHTVTLTGISKGAGMIKPNMATMLGFLAFDAAVAQPVLDALVKHVADRSFNCITIDGDTSTNDSFILIASGKSSLPAITSTDSPAYAALRDAVTEVAQTLAQLIVRDGEGATKFMTVQVEGGSNVAECRQIAYAIGHSPLVKTAFYASDPNLGRILAAIGYAGVTDLDVGKIDLYLDDVLVAKAGGRNPEYREEDGQRVMKKAEILIRVVLGRGDAQATIWTCDLSHDYVSINADYRS from the coding sequence ATGGCTGTCAATTTCCCTTCCATCGATGCCGCCCAACTTCACCCCGTCGCCGGCGTTACGCTAGGCTGGGCCGAGGCGAACATCCGTAAACCGAACCGCAAGGACGTGCTCGTCATTTCCGTCGAAGAAGGTGCGACGGTCGGCGGCGTGTTCACGTCGAACCGTTTTTGCGCGGCGCCGGTCATCGTCTGCCGCGAGCATCTCGAACATGTGCGCGAAAGCGGTAAAGGGATTCGTGCGCTGGTGGTGAACACGGGGAATGCGAATGCGGGCACCGGCGAGCCGGGCCTCGTGATCGCTCGTGAAACCTGCGTCGAACTGGCGCGTCTGGCCGGTATTGCACCGGAGCAGGTGCTGCCGTTCTCGACCGGCGTGATTCTCGAACCGCTGCCGCTCGACCGCCTGAAGGCCGGCCTGCCGGCCGCGCTGGCGAACCGCCAGGCCGCACACTGGTATGACGCCGCGCAGGCGATCATGACCACGGACACGCTGCCCAAGGCGGCCTCGCGTCAGGTGAGCATCGACGGTCATACGGTGACGCTGACCGGCATCAGCAAGGGCGCGGGCATGATCAAGCCGAACATGGCGACCATGCTCGGCTTCCTCGCGTTCGACGCCGCGGTGGCGCAGCCGGTGCTCGACGCGCTGGTCAAGCACGTGGCGGACCGTTCGTTCAATTGCATCACCATCGACGGCGATACGTCGACCAACGACTCGTTCATCCTGATCGCGTCGGGCAAGTCCAGTCTGCCGGCGATTACGTCCACCGATTCGCCCGCCTACGCGGCGTTGCGCGATGCGGTGACCGAGGTCGCGCAGACGCTCGCCCAGTTGATCGTGCGTGACGGCGAGGGCGCCACCAAGTTCATGACGGTGCAGGTGGAAGGCGGTTCGAATGTGGCGGAATGCCGCCAGATCGCTTACGCGATCGGCCATTCGCCGCTGGTGAAGACGGCCTTCTACGCATCGGACCCGAACCTGGGCCGCATTCTCGCGGCGATCGGCTACGCGGGCGTGACCGACCTCGACGTCGGCAAGATCGACCTGTATCTCGACGACGTGCTGGTGGCGAAGGCGGGCGGCCGCAATCCCGAATACCGCGAGGAAGACGGCCAGCGTGTGATGAAAAAGGCGGAGATTCTGATCCGCGTCGTGCTGGGCCGTGGCGATGCGCAGGCCACGATCTGGACCTGCGACCTGTCGCACGACTACGTGAGCATCAACGCCGACTATCGCTCGTGA
- the secA gene encoding preprotein translocase subunit SecA, producing MTTGFLQKIFGSRNQRLVKQYQKTVTAINALEPQIEQLTDDQLRAKTGEFRQRIASGESLDKLLPEAFAVCREASKRVLKMRHFDVQLIGGMVLHYGKIGEMRTGEGKTLVATLPVYLNALTGRGVHVVTVNDYLAQRDAEWMARLYNFLGLSVGINLSQMDHGMKQQAYASDITYGTNNEFGFDYLRDNMVYETDARVQRSLNFAVVDEVDSILIDEARTPLIISGQAEDHTDLYVRMNALPPLLERQIGEEKADGTGVEKPGDYTLDEKGRQVFLTESGHEKAERLLAEWGLIGEGESLYAPQNITLMHHVYAALRAHTLFYKDQHYVVQNNEVVIVDEFTGRLMSGRRWSDGLHQAVEAKEHVKIQSENQTLASITFQNYFRMYAKLSGMTGTADTEAYEFNEIYGLETVVIPTNRPPKRIDKQDQIYKTAKERYDAVIRDIRDCHERGQPVLVGTTSIENSELLSHLLKQAGLPHEVLNAKQHAREAEIVAEAGRPQRVTIATNMAGRGTDIVLGGNAEKQATFIELDEAIPADEKQRRIQKLHDEWQELHDKVKAAGGLHIIGTERHESRRIDNQLRGRAGRQGDPGSSRFYLSLEDPLLRIFAGDRVRSIMDRLKMPEGEAIEAGIVTRSIESAQRKVEARNFDIRKQLLEYDDVSNDQRKVIYQQRNELLEANDITETIGAMRHGVITDIVHQFVPAGSIEEQWSVPELEEVLRNEWQLDLAIQEMINESSSISVDEILEAVIAAADEAYEAKVELVGRENFSGFERSIMLQTLDRAWREHLAALDHLRQGIHLRGYAQKNPKQEYKREAFELFAAMLDAVKLDVTRVVMNVQVESTAQLEQVAEDLEEQGTSQLEHVEFRHAEFAEAAAPVAAEAATAAMIGDAMSHSTHASAEPLGDSVPKVGRNDPCPCGSGKKYKQCHGKIA from the coding sequence ATGACCACCGGTTTTCTACAAAAGATTTTTGGCAGCCGCAACCAGCGGCTAGTCAAGCAATATCAAAAGACCGTCACGGCGATCAATGCGCTCGAGCCGCAGATCGAGCAATTGACGGACGATCAACTGCGCGCCAAAACGGGTGAATTCCGCCAGCGCATCGCCAGCGGCGAGTCGCTCGACAAGCTGCTGCCGGAGGCTTTCGCGGTCTGCCGGGAAGCGAGCAAGCGCGTGCTGAAAATGCGCCACTTCGACGTCCAGTTGATCGGCGGGATGGTGCTGCATTACGGCAAGATCGGCGAAATGCGCACAGGTGAGGGCAAGACGCTCGTCGCCACGCTGCCGGTGTACCTGAATGCGCTGACCGGCCGCGGCGTGCACGTCGTGACGGTGAACGATTACCTTGCACAACGCGACGCCGAATGGATGGCGCGCCTGTACAACTTCCTCGGTCTGTCGGTGGGCATCAACCTGTCGCAGATGGACCATGGCATGAAGCAGCAGGCTTACGCCTCGGACATCACCTACGGCACCAACAACGAATTCGGCTTCGACTACCTGCGCGACAACATGGTCTACGAGACCGACGCGCGCGTGCAGCGCTCGCTGAATTTCGCGGTGGTCGACGAAGTGGACTCGATCCTGATCGACGAAGCCCGTACGCCGCTGATCATCTCCGGTCAGGCTGAAGATCACACTGACCTGTACGTGCGGATGAACGCGCTGCCGCCGCTGCTCGAGCGCCAGATTGGCGAAGAAAAGGCCGATGGCACGGGCGTCGAAAAGCCGGGCGACTACACGCTGGACGAAAAGGGTCGTCAAGTGTTCCTGACGGAATCGGGCCACGAAAAGGCTGAGCGCCTGCTCGCCGAGTGGGGCCTGATCGGCGAGGGCGAGAGCCTGTATGCGCCGCAGAACATCACGCTGATGCACCACGTGTACGCCGCGCTGCGCGCCCATACGCTGTTCTACAAAGACCAGCATTACGTGGTGCAGAACAACGAAGTGGTGATCGTCGACGAATTCACCGGCCGTCTGATGTCGGGCCGCCGCTGGTCGGACGGTCTGCACCAGGCCGTCGAAGCGAAGGAACACGTCAAGATCCAGAGCGAAAACCAGACGCTCGCTTCGATCACGTTCCAGAACTACTTCCGCATGTACGCCAAGCTGTCCGGCATGACCGGTACGGCGGATACGGAAGCGTACGAATTCAACGAGATCTACGGGCTGGAAACGGTCGTGATCCCGACCAATCGTCCGCCCAAGCGGATCGACAAGCAGGATCAGATCTACAAGACGGCGAAGGAACGCTACGACGCCGTCATCCGCGATATCCGCGACTGTCACGAGCGTGGCCAGCCGGTGCTGGTGGGTACCACTTCGATCGAAAACTCCGAGCTGCTGTCGCATCTGCTGAAGCAGGCCGGCTTGCCGCATGAAGTGCTGAACGCCAAGCAGCACGCGCGCGAAGCCGAGATCGTGGCGGAAGCGGGTCGTCCGCAACGCGTGACGATCGCCACCAACATGGCCGGTCGCGGTACCGACATCGTGCTGGGCGGCAACGCCGAGAAGCAGGCGACCTTCATCGAACTCGACGAGGCCATCCCCGCCGACGAGAAACAGCGCCGCATCCAGAAGCTGCACGACGAATGGCAGGAACTGCACGACAAGGTGAAGGCCGCAGGCGGTCTGCACATCATCGGCACCGAACGTCACGAATCGCGCCGGATCGACAATCAGCTGCGCGGCCGTGCCGGCCGTCAGGGTGACCCGGGTTCGTCGCGCTTCTACCTGTCGCTGGAAGATCCGCTGCTGCGCATTTTTGCCGGTGACCGGGTGCGCTCCATCATGGACCGCCTGAAGATGCCGGAAGGCGAGGCGATCGAAGCGGGCATCGTCACGCGCTCGATCGAATCGGCACAGCGCAAGGTCGAGGCACGCAACTTCGATATTCGTAAGCAATTGCTCGAATACGACGATGTGTCGAACGATCAGCGCAAGGTGATTTACCAGCAGCGCAATGAATTGCTCGAGGCGAACGACATCACCGAAACCATCGGCGCCATGCGTCATGGTGTGATTACCGACATCGTCCATCAGTTCGTGCCGGCCGGCAGCATCGAAGAGCAATGGTCCGTGCCCGAGCTGGAAGAAGTGCTGCGCAACGAATGGCAGCTCGATCTCGCCATTCAGGAAATGATCAACGAGTCGTCGTCGATCAGCGTGGACGAAATCCTCGAAGCGGTGATTGCCGCTGCGGACGAAGCGTACGAGGCAAAGGTCGAACTGGTGGGTCGCGAGAACTTCAGCGGCTTCGAGCGTTCAATCATGCTGCAGACGCTGGACCGCGCGTGGCGCGAACATCTGGCCGCGCTCGATCACCTGCGCCAGGGTATCCATCTGCGCGGCTATGCGCAGAAGAATCCGAAGCAGGAATACAAGCGCGAAGCCTTCGAACTGTTTGCGGCCATGCTCGACGCGGTGAAGCTCGACGTCACGCGTGTGGTGATGAACGTGCAGGTGGAATCGACGGCGCAGCTGGAACAGGTGGCGGAAGATCTCGAAGAGCAGGGTACTAGCCAGCTGGAGCATGTCGAGTTCCGCCATGCCGAATTCGCCGAGGCCGCCGCGCCGGTTGCCGCTGAGGCGGCTACGGCCGCGATGATCGGCGACGCCATGAGCCACAGCACGCATGCCTCCGCCGAGCCGCTGGGCGACAGCGTGCCGAAGGTGGGCCGTAACGACCCTTGCCCGTGCGGCAGCGGCAAGAAGTACAAGCAGTGCCACGGCAAGATTGCGTGA
- a CDS encoding DciA family protein produces MSRSPSFSRPPPKQFNTRRPQPVAEVLKRTDAFAALRAGVEQIAALEKDLRQLLPDYLGSGVEPGFIKDGVLALFAAHNALAARLRHLEPRLLSDLQQRGWAVNALRIRVRPQAVKEPPPVKQARMTPVGADALHALSESLAPSPLQAALARMAARHLRNREPKK; encoded by the coding sequence ATGAGCCGCTCCCCGTCGTTTTCAAGGCCGCCGCCGAAGCAGTTCAACACGCGCCGTCCGCAACCGGTCGCCGAGGTGCTCAAGCGCACCGATGCGTTTGCCGCCCTGCGCGCCGGCGTGGAGCAGATCGCCGCGCTCGAAAAGGACCTGCGCCAGTTGCTGCCGGATTATCTGGGTTCGGGCGTCGAGCCCGGCTTCATCAAGGACGGCGTCCTGGCACTATTTGCCGCGCACAACGCGCTGGCGGCCCGTTTGCGCCACCTCGAGCCGCGATTGCTGTCCGATCTGCAGCAACGCGGCTGGGCGGTGAACGCGCTGCGCATCCGCGTGCGTCCGCAGGCGGTGAAGGAACCGCCGCCCGTCAAGCAGGCCCGCATGACGCCCGTCGGGGCGGATGCGCTGCACGCGCTGAGCGAATCGCTCGCGCCCTCGCCCTTGCAGGCGGCGCTCGCCAGGATGGCGGCCCGGCATCTACGGAATCGCGAACCCAAAAAATAA
- the lpxC gene encoding UDP-3-O-acyl-N-acetylglucosamine deacetylase → MLKQRTIKSIVKTVGIGLHSGRKVELTLRPAGPNTGIVFSRVDLPTPVDIPASAMAIGDTRLASVLQKDGARVSTVEHLMSACAGLGIDNLYVDVTAEEIPIMDGSAASFVFLIQSAGIEEQGAAKKFIKVTKPVEVRDGDKFARLDPFFGFKLKFTIDFRHPAVDKTGQALEVDFAHTSYVRDIARARTFGYAHEVEMLREMGLARGASMDNAIALDEYRILNNDGLRYDDEFVKHKMLDAIGDLYVVGHPLLASYTAYKSGHGVNNALLRELLAHEDAYEIVTFNDTQKAPRGFAYDTQTAFA, encoded by the coding sequence ATGTTGAAGCAGCGCACTATCAAATCGATCGTCAAGACAGTCGGCATCGGCCTGCACTCCGGCCGCAAGGTCGAATTGACGCTCCGCCCGGCCGGCCCGAACACCGGAATCGTGTTCTCGCGCGTGGATTTGCCCACGCCGGTGGACATTCCTGCGTCCGCGATGGCGATTGGCGACACGCGCCTCGCTTCGGTCCTGCAGAAAGACGGTGCGCGCGTTTCGACGGTTGAGCATCTGATGTCCGCCTGCGCGGGCCTCGGCATCGACAACCTGTATGTCGACGTCACCGCGGAAGAGATTCCGATCATGGACGGCAGCGCAGCGTCGTTCGTGTTCCTGATCCAGTCGGCAGGCATTGAAGAGCAGGGCGCGGCGAAGAAGTTCATCAAGGTCACGAAGCCGGTCGAAGTCCGCGACGGCGACAAGTTCGCCCGCCTGGATCCGTTTTTTGGCTTCAAGCTGAAGTTCACCATCGATTTCCGCCACCCGGCCGTGGACAAAACCGGTCAGGCGCTGGAAGTGGACTTCGCGCATACCTCGTATGTGCGCGACATCGCCCGTGCCCGTACCTTCGGTTATGCCCACGAAGTGGAAATGCTGCGCGAAATGGGCCTGGCCCGTGGCGCGAGCATGGACAACGCAATCGCGCTGGACGAGTACCGCATCCTCAATAACGACGGCCTGCGCTACGACGACGAGTTCGTGAAGCACAAGATGCTGGATGCCATCGGCGACCTGTACGTGGTCGGGCATCCGTTGCTGGCGTCGTACACCGCCTACAAGTCGGGCCACGGCGTGAACAACGCGCTGCTGCGCGAACTGCTGGCGCACGAAGACGCGTATGAAATCGTCACCTTCAACGACACGCAGAAAGCCCCGCGCGGCTTTGCGTACGACACGCAGACGGCGTTTGCCTGA